The sequence caaaataaaaacacggtgcgatcatcaaaatggtgtttgaacttgagtttctaaaaatttaaccactaaaaagccacccacattacaacccccctccgagttcgtttttaatattgcctagaccataacataggaggaaaaacccggatgaaaatgcaaactcaaagtgacttcgagtaagtgcaaaggagaatgcaaaaacaccgacccaccaaaatttgagcgtaagagtgaaatcccttggtgaggtacaatcgagttctcaaaagataatcgacccccgttaatattggctattaaatttgatcatggaggtctcaaacaagttttggttacTCATTTGTTGGCGTAGGTACTTGCTGAAAACTTTGcttaaaactttagcttcggaatcacgcacttggtaaaaccaaccgacggtttgtttcttaatgatcttaatcccttgtctttcgatttcctttacttgaggacaagtaaaactttaaagtccgaggaggtttgataggggcgtttcgtccctatcttttagcgtgatttacggtttaattttggattaaataaataagtttaattgcaaaaatagaatgttttaataaaataacaaaataaaaataaaatccgtactttcggttaattatctttattttttattagaaaataaaacgtcaagctaactcggctctcgagaattatatttcaggtacgagtaaggagcaaaaatccaccgacatacgcggggcgtatcaccctccacgcggggcgtgaaacaccaagtcagaaataattgctcaatccgcaggcaccacgtgggacttacccactgccacgcggggcgtcctaccttacacgcggggcgtataagcaatgataagctcaatcatgaatgtcagactgcatggtcatCCAAGTCAACTGCTCTCACGTGGGGCGTCCCAacctacacgcggggcgtatatgggaagttcttcagtCTAAAGTTCCAGGGACTCACATACGTGAGGCGCCCGCTAGGCCACGCGAGGCATAAAAGACACATTTTGAGCCATtaaatctcaggagctcaaccacgcgaaGCGTACCctagtctacgcggggcgtggttgagacaacaagatctgaatttggtccacatgtaggagatttctgacggaatgggtcaatacgcggggcgtcccctaccatacacggggcgtatcatgggaattctgcagaaataatgtatctccatgcttgtatcttgtgaacttacaattctacccctagcttgatgtgtataaataagagtgactagcactcatttagacatctagaattttatgtattgagctCTTGCtatatagttttagattttagattcagattttacatagcaaaattctatcaccttgagagcttgttcgtttattccggcattccgtcaaagttccgttctaccttcgttcaccaagctcgagagtttcacctccaagtcctaagagacggccttgagtccggttagctagttccgagggtggattcttcccttttcacttgctaattagcttgtactcttcctatataCTAGggttggttgtattccatatttacattttccatatttataatttatgattcagtCTCTTTTTCTATacatgtgttgatgtttgttacttgttttggtattcataattgattatcgTGTAGGGGAACAcgatttccgatgccattcgggctatctttagggatttatataggtgttgccttaccggaagtgacgcaccggaaaccataggaattgacaagccacggaacttacgggccctaatttctaatcccaagcattagacacaccttgactaggaaccacgtagtctaagtacttcacgggtcggtcacactacacgtagtcatcattgcaagagtaaatcatcaaccgtatatattgggagtcattgtttatcatatttataacttatcaccatccatatcatttcgtaaAGTTTTCGctatataaatctgtctcacttatagttaggagtagtttgtagttgttccccacatcaactcaaagtattcaccgcttagataacgtataaaaccgagtcgtttaatacttgtagttataaatcccgtggattcgatacccggtcttaaccggattattacttgatacgacggggtacacttgcccctaagtagtagcgtctagtagagatagagcatttaggaagatcacatccatagtcataacgaaCTTATCATAGTAAATATTTCATAAGCTCTACCTAGGCTACGCACGCATTAGTCATCCCTTTAAGTTTAGAGGTTTCATGAATGATTAATCTATTCCGCTCAAAGTCAAAAGTAACAGGGTGAAACTGTTTCATCCAGTCAACCCTTAAGATAATATCATAGTCTCCCAATTCAATTACccttaaattaaaattgaacCGGTGCTAGTGCATGGTCTAGGTGCAATCGGGGCACTTAGTGTTGACAATTAGCTGCCTCCCACCAGCTACTGAAACATAAGAAGGATTCACCTACTGCAAGGGTAATTTTGCCTCCTTTATCAGCTTCTGATCAATGAAACTGTGGGTACTCCCATGGTCTATCAGTATCATGATAGGCTTATTCTGGAAATTTCCCTTCAACTTAAGGGTATTGTCAATGTTCCTACCATCCAAGGCATGGATAGAGAATGTCATCTACTCAACTTTTGCAATTGGAGTCTCCTCGGACTCTAAGACTTCCTCTTCTTGAATTACATCATGTTCTAGCTCACCAAAATCTTCTCCATTTATCACCATTAACTTCTTAGTACTACACATATAGCCTGGGAAGAACTTGTCTCTAGACTTCCAACAGGCCCTTGGGGTTCGTTTCTAGGTAAGATTGGGACTAAGGGTAGGTTTTGGTTTTGGAAACTTCTATCTAGGGTTTATAGTTGATTGAGAATTTGGGTATGATGGTTTGGAATTGTTGCTAGATAACTAGGGTTTAGTATTAGTGGTGACAGATGGGGAATGAAAAGATGGTTTAGGTTTGACATCCCTAAATATATCTTTGAGTTGAATTTCCCGATATTTATCTTGTTTGATGGCTATATAGATGGTAGAGGGTTGAAATGCTCTAATAGCATATCAAATCTCAGGCTTAAACCCTGATATGAAGCTAAAGATAGAAAAAATATGATTGAGTTAAAGTGGGATATACCTTCTCCCTATGAAGTTTGGGAGCCTCAAACTTATCCTAATATTCCACCACTATACTAGTCTATTTAAGCTGAGGGAATAACTACACAACATCTTCTACTTTTGCCTCTTGGAATCACTTCTTGATCGCTACTGTAAACTCTTTCCAGGATGCCTGAGCATGGCCTGGAATCTAGTTCTTAAACCACTTTCCCGCTCTGCCTTGGAGATATAGTTTAGCTAACTCCACCTTCTTCTTATGGGATACTTCAAAAAGCTAAGAATACTTAGAACTCTTAGAGATCCAATTCTCTACTTCACTTCCATTGAAGGAAGAAAGTTCACACTTAGGCAACAATCTGTTTAGGGGTGGCCCTTTGAAATGAGAAAAATCCTGAGAAGTAGAACTCCTTGTGATGCTTTTGAGAACACCTTTTTTAGGGCTGGTATTGGAATGAGGGGATATATATGGTGATGGTGTGGTTTCAAAATTGGGTTGGACAAGTTTGGCTAAGGTAGTGATATATATGTGCATCAGATCTTCCAAGGATTGATGAGATTTAATCTAATCCTTGTAGAGTTGATTCTGCTCCAGGACAAGAGAATTGATGTGTTTGTTTTGATCCAATTGTTGGCTCTAGATCCTCTCTAACTGCTCTGTTGTAGCCTCAACTCGGTCATAAGGGGTTAGTTACATAGATATCAAGAAATAGTTGATACATTACACATTATTCATACCTATCAACAAAATTCCAACTTTGTCAAATAATTTAAACTCTAACTACTTTTATCACTAACCAACACATCCCTTTAAAGTAGGGGTGgatttcttttttaaatttttaataataatttgaaatgaagaattaaaataaaaacacgattattaaaaataaactaCCGCGCTTCATCTTTCTCGTTTTTCATCAGTTGGGAATAGAAAATTCAAACTAAATACCAAAGTTGATCTTCATCTTCACTTCCAACATTCGATCAGAGAATCATGATAAGAAAAAGATACAAGATCATAATTGTTATCTAGCTGTGGAAGGTTTTGCAACTCCTCAACAATATATGGTTCTCATGTGCTTGTACCGGCATAGGGCACGGAATTTTGATCAATATCAGTCCGGATTGCATAAAATCCCGTCAACTCAATAAAAAAGGGTAGCAATTCACAATATGCTACTAAGATTGATCTTGCTTCATGAGACATCATCGGAGTCCTCAACAAATTATACAAATAAATTCTTCGATCTAGAAAATACAGCCTTGCTAATACCCAATGATTtcatttttttcccaaaaagaTAAGAAATAGTACCTGATCAACATTTAACCATGATGTGGCGCAATCCATGAAATGACCAAGAATTATAGAGAGAATTTCTTGATCTTTTTTAAGTATGAAGTCATCACGTCTACTAGACATATAATGGCCATATAGAGATTGAATATGCTCATCAAAAAATGAATTTGTTGTTGTGCACCTTAATACGCAGCATTTACCATAAAGCACTTTTTTCCGCAAGTAATAGAATATAACATTGATATGCTGCAAAAgttaaatagataaaaaaagatTACAAAATATGATTATAGTGAGAAAAGTATAAAACATTACTATATGAATCATTgtaataaataaaagataataTAAAATTGTAATAGAAGTATTATTATCAAATGAACGATTAAATGAATTCAACATTTACATACGGTTTATGTAAGACATCGTCTAATGGTGCGTAAATCATATAACCAAATCTTTTCTCGGACTAATTCAACATAAAAATCCAAAGATGTCCCTATCTTATCATGATCTTTCACATAAATCTTCCCCCTAAATCATGAAAATTTTAAGAAAAGTTAGTAACATTCGTTGATAGAAAGTAAATTTgattatagaaaataatgacttACTTTCTACATTTGTTAACTCCATCAAGCAACCATGTTtcaaatatatcatttttaggaTCTTCGTTATCAAAATCAGCAATAAGGGTAAATAGAGACATTCCCTTTACTGCATTTGAATTTGATATCATCTTTCCAGAACTACTTCCAACTTCATAATTAGGTAAATCGGTTACGGGATTGACTGACATTGGTAAAGCATCTGATTTATAAACACTTGGAGTGAGACCAATATCGAATGATGGAGCATCATCTAGTGTGATATTAACCGAGGGATTAGCTATCCTTTCTTTATCCTGTAATTAAGAGAACAAATggtcaaaatataaaattatcacaaaaatatttttttcctccAATCTGATTGTCTGGTATGCAACTCTTCGATAGCATCCAATTGACTTGGATTCAACTCATCTAAAAATTTACCAAAAGACTCTTGTATGACAGTGTACACATATAagcatttatttaattagtcaaaaaaatttgtattaaataaaacataaattcGATCCAATGAATTAAACATCGTACCTCTTGGTGACTGTCATTTGAAATTCTAACAGTCCCATCCACCCATGCACATCCATTAGTTTCATTTAAAAATGACGATTTGGGATGTTTATTTTCACAGTTGGTACTTATTTTGGTTTTTCCAGACGTTTCCCTTTGTTTGTTGTCCTTGGTCATCTCCGCCATTATATTGTTATCCTATGCTATAATTTAATGGAAATACTCATTCATCATGATAAACATAAAaaagacaattttttttatactggTAGAAAGAAGTTGTATAACAAATACTGTTCTATAAAATAGAGATGTTAGCATTGCAAAATTAATGTCGTTAGGCAAGATAAAGGTTACTTTATCACTACAGTTATTTTATAAACATTGATTGATTGAAATGTCCAATTAAATTGCTCACCATGACTGCATAAAAGAATTTATAGAATTACCTTATCTCCATTAGATTTGTGTTGAGATGGATTTTGATTTTTGCTATTTGAAATCTCTTTCTTAGCAGACCATGTGTTGTCACCTTCAATCTGTTTCTTTAAAGGGGCAGAAACATTTGTATGAGCTTCCTGAGACAACATAGTAAATTGTTTAAAAGAAACAAGTAATACCGATTGCTAGAGTCATGAAAGGATGGATTTGAAAGTTGTAAGACATTTCAATAATAGCTTTTCTATATAGATTATCCATTAATATAAATGGATtagaacataaaaattaaatgcTTTCACAACCTAATCAAAACCATAATCAGAATTGCATGAAAAAACAACCTGATCCTCATCTGAATAATCATCAGAAGCTTTAACTGCACTAGATACTTCAAACCATGGTCTTGATAACGAACTCATAATTTTATCCTGCAAAAATAAATCATAGAACTCAAAAATAAATCATAGAACTCATGTAACTTTACCTTTCCTACATCCAGCCTAAAAATTAACTTACACACTAAGCAGCTGATTAATTAACATtaggaaattaaaaaaacatataatacAATTAACTAGCTATAAAAGATTTCCCAAAAAGGAATGAAGGACAGTAGGTTATGTTCAGCAGGTCATAATCACATCATGGATTTCTTGTGATGGTACTTCTTTCATCTTTCTAATCAGAAAGGAACAACAATAAAAGTTCAAAGTAGTAAAATCTTATATATTTTATAGTTGTTTTTATCTAATGTACTATTATACTACAACAAAACTACATGGTAAAGGAAGTTCGATTGATTATTGTGAAAAATGAACATAGCGCAATTAGAAGCATTAATGGATCTTAAGTGAATTCCTAAATGGTGCCATCATGTAATACTACTAATGTGACTAATATAAAGTAATATCTTGTGATTCTCCacgattattttattttatgatttgAAAGAGGAGCATGCAAAGAATGTATGAAATTCAAAGAGGCGCATACCTTGCTATTGTCCTTCACTCCCCAAGCTTTTCCTAAGTATCTTAACTCAGTTCTGATTTCTGCCATATATCCATAAAAATGGGCTTGTAATGAAGTTATATGAATCCCCAACCCTCTTACTTCAGTTGCAAGATCTATTACACGGTCATTTAACAAATGTGAATTTATATTCCGTCTCATCCTCATTTGATTGCGAAAACTCTCCTTCACTACTTGATTCAAAGGGGAAACTATCATTACTTGCCATCATGTCCAACTCAAACTGGGGATTCTCATAATAGTTTGCATTATTAAAACCATATGCAATTTCCTTCCCTTTATTAAATAACCTT comes from Euphorbia lathyris chromosome 8, ddEupLath1.1, whole genome shotgun sequence and encodes:
- the LOC136202400 gene encoding uncharacterized protein isoform X2, with translation MIVSPLNQVVKESFRNQMRMRRNINSHLLNDRVIDLATEVRGLGIHITSLQAHFYGYMAEIRTELRYLGKAWGVKDNSKDKIMSSLSRPWFEVSSAVKASDDYSDEDQIEGDNTWSAKKEISNSKNQNPSQHKSNGDKDKERIANPSVNITLDDAPSFDIGLTPSVYKSDALPMSVNPVTDLPNYEVGSSSGKMISNSNAVKGMSLFTLIADFDNEDPKNDIFETWLLDGVNKCRKGKIYVKDHDKIGTSLDFYVELVREKIWLYDLRTIRRCLT
- the LOC136202400 gene encoding uncharacterized protein isoform X1, producing the protein MIVSPLNQVVKESFRNQMRMRRNINSHLLNDRVIDLATEVRGLGIHITSLQAHFYGYMAEIRTELRYLGKAWGVKDNSKDKIMSSLSRPWFEVSSAVKASDDYSDEDQEAHTNVSAPLKKQIEGDNTWSAKKEISNSKNQNPSQHKSNGDKDKERIANPSVNITLDDAPSFDIGLTPSVYKSDALPMSVNPVTDLPNYEVGSSSGKMISNSNAVKGMSLFTLIADFDNEDPKNDIFETWLLDGVNKCRKGKIYVKDHDKIGTSLDFYVELVREKIWLYDLRTIRRCLT